One genomic window of Pseudomonas aeruginosa includes the following:
- a CDS encoding IbrB-like domain-containing protein, which produces MAQTKTLTERAEALFGELHGLPLAERIEAINRIRRLLHAHSPFAEEPVDCVQWVRAERVAGNDYNPNTVAPPEMRLLRLSIESDGFTQPIVAYPQADGRYEVVDGFHRLRVGSAKGALRQRLHGYLPIAAIRAGREGDSERIAATIRHNRARGVHGVLPMTAIVVTLLKAGWSEADVARELGMDNDEVLRFKQVSGLPELFREHVYSRSWE; this is translated from the coding sequence ATGGCACAGACAAAGACACTGACGGAGCGAGCCGAGGCGCTGTTCGGCGAACTGCACGGGTTGCCGCTTGCCGAGCGGATTGAAGCCATCAACCGGATCCGCCGGCTGCTCCACGCGCACAGTCCGTTCGCCGAAGAGCCGGTCGATTGCGTGCAGTGGGTGCGTGCCGAGCGCGTCGCCGGCAACGACTACAACCCCAATACCGTCGCGCCACCGGAGATGCGACTGCTGAGGCTGTCCATCGAGTCCGACGGATTCACCCAGCCCATCGTCGCCTATCCGCAGGCCGACGGGCGCTACGAGGTGGTCGACGGCTTTCACCGCCTGCGCGTGGGCAGCGCCAAGGGCGCGCTGCGCCAGCGTCTGCACGGCTACCTGCCGATCGCCGCGATACGCGCCGGGCGTGAAGGCGACAGCGAGCGCATCGCCGCCACCATCCGCCACAACCGAGCACGCGGCGTGCACGGCGTATTGCCGATGACGGCGATCGTGGTGACCCTGCTCAAGGCCGGCTGGAGCGAGGCCGACGTGGCCCGCGAACTGGGCATGGACAATGACGAGGTGCTGCGTTTCAAGCAGGTTTCCGGATTGCCCGAGCTGTTCCGCGAACACGTGTATTCCCGCTCCTGGGAGTAG
- a CDS encoding EAL domain-containing protein has translation MNGSPQARQHEHPPAVAASLAGDLRLARRFQAALARGRVRLDWQAVRHAGHPEWEPLYRETLLRVTAASGEPPLPTQELILALERLGLVRLLDRCVLGTVLDRLNAEPTLRLACNLSRQSAAMDAWWEAVCRWLAARPQVARRLTLELTETAVGERVATREFIRRLREHGVRIAIDDFGAAHNNLDFVLDARPDVIKIDCRYTREARRSAKGAEVLRHLLALCRELAPCVVLEGLEEDDAFARLPTGDVYLQGNAIAPPMRVEPPLSVRRPKSRARIEALASRQG, from the coding sequence GTGAACGGTTCCCCACAGGCTCGCCAGCACGAGCACCCACCGGCCGTTGCCGCCTCCCTGGCCGGCGACCTGCGCCTCGCCCGGCGTTTCCAGGCCGCCCTGGCGCGCGGTCGGGTGCGCCTGGACTGGCAGGCCGTACGGCATGCCGGGCATCCGGAATGGGAGCCGCTCTACCGGGAAACCCTGCTCAGGGTTACGGCCGCCAGCGGCGAGCCGCCGTTGCCGACCCAGGAACTGATCCTGGCGCTGGAGCGGCTCGGCCTGGTACGCCTGCTCGATCGCTGCGTGCTGGGCACGGTCCTCGACCGGCTGAACGCCGAGCCTACCTTGCGCCTGGCCTGCAACCTGTCGCGCCAGAGCGCGGCGATGGATGCCTGGTGGGAAGCGGTCTGCCGATGGCTGGCCGCCCGTCCGCAGGTGGCACGGAGGCTGACGCTGGAGCTGACCGAGACCGCCGTGGGCGAGAGAGTCGCGACCCGGGAGTTCATCCGACGCCTGCGCGAACATGGCGTGCGCATCGCGATAGACGACTTCGGCGCGGCGCACAACAACCTGGACTTCGTTCTCGATGCCCGTCCCGATGTGATCAAGATCGATTGCCGGTATACCCGCGAAGCACGTCGCTCGGCGAAGGGCGCCGAAGTGCTGCGCCATCTGCTGGCCCTGTGCCGCGAACTGGCGCCCTGCGTGGTCCTGGAAGGTCTCGAGGAGGACGATGCGTTCGCCCGGCTGCCGACCGGGGACGTCTATCTCCAGGGCAACGCGATCGCGCCGCCGATGCGGGTCGAACCGCCGCTGTCCGTACGCCGGCCGAAGAGCCGGGCGCGGATCGAGGCGCTGGCGAGCCGCCAGGGGTGA
- a CDS encoding N-acetyltransferase, whose amino-acid sequence MIRPQDCEILQWRSFDDEAAFFASMGRFFASARVRRECGGYPLSDGPYHRWFVLRRLGDTRILGFVSLEQHPDVVRLRDAYLRAEARGRGLFRTLRERVLGHVDQLGLACTTRAPQACARLLEPHGFAVHSTRGSWVTLMRKAHGTDKDTDGASRGAVRRTARVAACRAD is encoded by the coding sequence GTGATCCGCCCGCAAGACTGCGAGATCCTGCAGTGGCGCTCGTTCGACGACGAGGCCGCCTTCTTCGCCAGCATGGGCCGCTTCTTCGCCAGCGCCCGGGTGCGCCGCGAGTGCGGCGGCTACCCGCTGAGCGACGGTCCCTACCACCGCTGGTTCGTGCTCCGCCGCCTGGGGGACACGCGGATACTGGGGTTCGTCAGCCTGGAGCAACATCCCGACGTGGTTCGCCTGCGCGATGCCTACCTGCGTGCGGAAGCGCGCGGTCGCGGGCTGTTCCGCACCCTGCGCGAGCGGGTCCTCGGGCATGTCGACCAACTCGGGCTGGCCTGTACCACCCGCGCGCCCCAGGCCTGCGCGCGCCTTCTCGAACCGCACGGCTTCGCCGTGCATTCCACCCGGGGTAGCTGGGTGACGCTCATGAGGAAAGCCCATGGCACAGACAAAGACACTGACGGAGCGAGCCGAGGCGCTGTTCGGCGAACTGCACGGGTTGCCGCTTGCCGAGCGGATTGA
- a CDS encoding phosphoadenosine phosphosulfate reductase, with the protein MAGKHYQDADVHAATLSRLRLVFRNFERVCVAFSGGKDSSVTLQLALDVARELGRSPVDVLFIDLEGQYQATIDHVSEMLGRPDVRPWWVCLPLNLRNASSLEEPYWCCWEPGAEADWVRPLPKQRGVISDPAFFPFYRYRMEFEEFVAGFNAWLAREEPTAFLVGIRSDESLNRYLAVKRRSRAKQCAWTPPGGCAPLAWSARDRANPQAVSFFPIYDWRFEDLWRCVADHGYAYNRLYDQMYRAGVPFSQMRICQPYGDDQRKGLDLFHRIEPRTWFKVVRRVAGANYGARYCRQRFLGYRGGLGLPPSFGTWREYSQFLLRSMPPPLRGIYQRRIERFILWWKQHDYPLAIWPDAGIPALENRRKQPSWRRIALSLLKQDMARSLSFGFSQADIDRLVPGREKRS; encoded by the coding sequence ATGGCAGGCAAGCATTACCAGGATGCCGATGTGCATGCCGCAACCCTATCCCGCCTCCGACTGGTATTCCGGAACTTCGAGCGCGTCTGTGTCGCCTTCTCCGGTGGCAAGGACAGCTCGGTCACCCTGCAATTGGCGCTGGACGTGGCACGCGAGTTGGGACGCAGCCCGGTGGACGTACTGTTCATCGACCTGGAGGGGCAGTACCAGGCCACCATCGATCACGTCAGCGAGATGCTCGGGCGTCCCGACGTACGCCCCTGGTGGGTCTGCCTGCCACTCAACCTGCGCAACGCCTCTAGCCTGGAGGAACCCTACTGGTGCTGCTGGGAGCCCGGCGCCGAGGCCGACTGGGTGCGCCCGCTACCGAAGCAGCGAGGGGTGATCAGCGACCCGGCGTTCTTCCCCTTCTACCGCTACCGCATGGAGTTCGAGGAGTTCGTCGCCGGCTTCAACGCCTGGCTGGCCAGGGAAGAGCCTACCGCGTTCCTGGTCGGCATCCGTTCGGACGAATCGCTCAATCGCTACCTGGCGGTCAAGCGCAGGAGCCGGGCGAAACAATGCGCCTGGACGCCGCCGGGCGGCTGCGCGCCGCTGGCCTGGAGCGCGCGCGACCGGGCCAACCCGCAGGCGGTGAGCTTCTTCCCGATCTACGACTGGCGTTTCGAGGATCTCTGGCGTTGCGTCGCCGACCACGGCTACGCCTATAACCGCCTCTACGACCAGATGTACCGCGCCGGCGTGCCGTTCTCGCAGATGCGCATCTGCCAGCCCTATGGCGACGACCAGCGCAAGGGCCTCGACCTGTTCCACCGGATCGAGCCACGCACCTGGTTCAAGGTAGTCCGGCGCGTCGCCGGCGCCAACTATGGGGCGCGCTATTGTCGCCAGCGCTTCCTCGGCTACCGTGGCGGCCTTGGCCTGCCGCCCTCCTTCGGCACCTGGCGCGAGTACAGCCAGTTCCTCCTGCGCAGCATGCCGCCGCCTCTGCGCGGCATCTACCAGCGGCGCATCGAGCGTTTCATCCTCTGGTGGAAGCAGCACGACTATCCCCTTGCCATCTGGCCGGACGCGGGGATCCCGGCCCTGGAGAATCGTCGCAAGCAGCCGTCCTGGCGGCGTATCGCGCTATCCCTGCTGAAGCAGGACATGGCCCGCTCGCTGTCCTTCGGCTTCTCCCAGGCCGATATCGACAGACTGGTCCCCGGTCGGGAGAAGCGCTCGTGA
- a CDS encoding molecular chaperone, with protein sequence MSSRRALALLAMLCLAPTSEAGVTAERTRLVFVEGQREASLLLVNQNPYPVLVQAWVDDGALDGEPDTALAPFLPLPPVFRLEPGRQRSLRLLATGQAQARDRESLYWLNIYEIPPQATAEAAGRPRLTVTLRTQMKVLYRPHGLHPHAEDAAAELGFALRDETLRVDNPTPYFVSLAGLALEIGETRLDLPGTLLAPRSQRRLGLPRRVDGGTRGEVAFDWIDDNGVSRQERKALQ encoded by the coding sequence GTGTCCAGTAGGCGCGCGCTCGCGCTGCTGGCCATGCTTTGCCTCGCGCCGACGAGCGAGGCCGGAGTGACCGCGGAGCGCACCCGCCTGGTGTTCGTGGAGGGCCAGCGCGAGGCCTCGTTGCTGCTGGTCAACCAGAATCCCTACCCGGTGCTGGTGCAGGCGTGGGTCGATGACGGCGCCCTCGACGGCGAACCGGATACCGCGCTGGCTCCGTTCCTGCCGCTGCCGCCCGTATTCCGCCTGGAGCCGGGACGCCAGCGCAGCCTGCGCCTGCTGGCTACCGGCCAGGCCCAGGCACGGGATCGCGAATCGCTGTACTGGCTGAACATCTACGAGATCCCCCCGCAAGCCACCGCCGAGGCCGCTGGCCGGCCCCGGCTCACGGTCACCCTGCGAACCCAGATGAAGGTGCTGTACCGCCCGCACGGCCTGCATCCGCACGCCGAGGACGCGGCCGCCGAACTGGGCTTCGCGCTGCGCGACGAGACCCTGCGGGTGGACAACCCGACGCCGTACTTCGTGTCCCTGGCGGGGCTGGCGCTGGAGATAGGGGAGACGCGCCTGGATCTGCCCGGAACGCTGCTGGCTCCGCGCTCGCAACGACGCCTCGGCCTGCCGCGGCGGGTGGACGGCGGGACGCGCGGCGAGGTGGCGTTCGACTGGATCGACGACAACGGCGTCAGCCGCCAGGAAAGGAAAGCTCTACAGTGA
- a CDS encoding aldehyde dehydrogenase family protein: MNGHARHWIDGAWLDSAQRGQSFDPASGQPIGTYADGGRAEADAAIAAAVRAFEDGPWKDDHALRATALEEIAAAFERHADALIDLLALENGKIKPEAAFEVGMVPGKLRYYAGLARSERGASGTPRPDVVSLVLREPMGVAGIIVPWNSPVVLMIRSLAPALAAGTTTVVKMPGQTAQTNAMVARIIAEAPSLPAGAVNIFSESGSEGARRLIDAAEVPVISFTGSSATGRAISAAGARHLKRFGLELGGKTPHLVFDDADLDAALPVLEKSLTVFAGQFCMTGSRLLVQRGVAERLRERLAQRLENLRVGPAADPRSDMGPLIDKANVERVERAVRQAIAAGARVVVRGGPVTEGELAAGAFYRPTLLEVDDPDLDIVQQETFGPVLTLQVFEHEEEGVALANRSEYGLAAGVWTRDVARAFRVARKIRAGTVWINDWAKVYDEFEEGGYRQSGLGRLNGVAALDDFVEYKHISLTTGAA; encoded by the coding sequence ATGAACGGACACGCCAGACACTGGATCGACGGCGCATGGCTCGATTCCGCGCAGCGGGGACAATCCTTCGACCCCGCCAGCGGCCAGCCGATCGGCACCTACGCCGACGGCGGGCGGGCCGAGGCCGACGCGGCGATCGCCGCCGCTGTGCGCGCCTTCGAAGATGGTCCCTGGAAGGACGACCACGCGCTGCGCGCGACAGCCCTGGAGGAAATCGCCGCGGCCTTCGAGCGGCATGCCGATGCGCTGATCGACCTGCTTGCCCTGGAGAACGGCAAGATCAAGCCCGAGGCTGCCTTCGAGGTCGGCATGGTGCCGGGCAAGCTGCGCTACTACGCCGGCCTGGCGCGCAGCGAACGGGGCGCCAGCGGCACGCCGCGCCCCGACGTGGTGTCGCTGGTGCTGCGCGAGCCGATGGGCGTCGCCGGCATCATCGTGCCGTGGAATTCACCGGTGGTGCTGATGATCCGCTCCCTGGCGCCGGCGCTGGCCGCCGGTACCACCACGGTGGTGAAGATGCCGGGGCAGACCGCGCAGACCAACGCCATGGTCGCGCGGATCATCGCCGAAGCGCCGTCGCTGCCTGCCGGGGCGGTGAACATCTTCAGCGAATCGGGTTCCGAAGGCGCCCGGCGATTGATCGACGCGGCCGAGGTGCCGGTGATCAGCTTCACCGGCTCGAGCGCCACCGGCCGAGCGATTTCCGCCGCCGGCGCGCGGCACCTGAAGCGCTTCGGCCTGGAACTGGGCGGCAAGACACCGCACCTGGTGTTCGACGACGCCGACCTGGACGCCGCCTTGCCCGTGCTGGAGAAGTCGCTGACGGTGTTCGCCGGGCAGTTCTGCATGACCGGTTCGCGCCTGCTGGTGCAGCGCGGCGTTGCCGAACGGCTACGCGAACGCCTGGCGCAGCGCCTGGAAAACCTGCGCGTGGGGCCGGCGGCGGACCCGCGCAGCGACATGGGGCCGTTGATCGACAAGGCCAACGTCGAGCGCGTCGAGCGAGCCGTACGCCAGGCCATCGCCGCCGGCGCGCGGGTGGTGGTCCGCGGCGGCCCGGTAACCGAGGGCGAGCTGGCGGCCGGCGCCTTCTACCGTCCGACCCTGCTGGAGGTCGATGATCCGGACCTGGACATCGTGCAACAGGAAACCTTCGGACCGGTGCTGACCCTGCAGGTATTCGAGCACGAGGAGGAGGGCGTCGCCCTGGCCAACCGCAGCGAGTACGGGCTGGCGGCCGGGGTCTGGACCCGCGATGTCGCGCGTGCCTTCCGGGTGGCGCGGAAGATTCGCGCCGGCACCGTGTGGATCAACGACTGGGCCAAGGTCTACGACGAATTCGAGGAGGGCGGCTACCGCCAGTCCGGCCTCGGCCGGCTGAACGGGGTCGCCGCCCTGGACGACTTCGTCGAATACAAGCACATCAGCCTGACCACCGGCGCGGCCTGA
- a CDS encoding fimbrial protein has product MNRTLPLLPALALGVLLGLPASGQATCYRVTSVGSETTTSNTQIRPGEGTAGSWTGACDTCNGSLGLPSVVNVSDESFQPYPTLIASAVAPLTQYGATGGYDPERVFFRCSAGDAVYEMFSTNGDDLYSGYYTGADTVGNDIGLQDAYRTAWPNVLLRLTNVETGETITPIWKERQLSGLDIDSRGFQLVKAKNLAAVRAELYSAPLEAIRYYSPTILSQPYSYTQPAAYIAIKGPGLTAPTVGQAHVGGNWGGWYSNWPGAIGLYRYVTLKRYPTCAVMTVTPHVQFPSITLAEIDGGGVREAPFELTFKCQSGMTNGTGAGATALGIRVSSGALAASPALGLVNASGGLSYLLSDRYGEPGIARGVGIRIYRDGTPMTLLANENSAGGSNAEATGWYPAIGGATQANGGSGGIDLYRETFRARLEKLALGSQPGVTAGRVEATAQVVIRVQ; this is encoded by the coding sequence ATGAACCGCACGCTTCCCCTGCTGCCCGCGCTGGCCCTCGGCGTGTTGCTGGGGCTTCCCGCCAGTGGCCAGGCGACTTGCTACCGGGTCACCTCGGTAGGCAGCGAGACGACCACCTCGAACACCCAGATCCGCCCAGGCGAAGGTACCGCCGGCAGTTGGACCGGCGCCTGCGACACCTGCAATGGCTCGCTCGGCCTGCCCAGCGTGGTCAACGTCAGCGACGAGAGTTTCCAGCCCTATCCGACGCTCATCGCCAGCGCGGTGGCGCCGCTGACCCAGTACGGCGCCACCGGCGGCTACGACCCCGAACGGGTGTTCTTCCGCTGTAGCGCCGGGGACGCCGTCTACGAGATGTTTTCTACCAACGGCGACGATCTCTATAGCGGCTACTACACCGGCGCCGATACGGTGGGCAACGACATCGGCCTGCAGGATGCCTACCGGACCGCCTGGCCCAACGTGCTGCTGCGCCTGACCAACGTCGAGACGGGGGAAACCATCACGCCGATCTGGAAGGAGCGCCAGCTCTCCGGGCTGGACATAGACTCGCGCGGCTTCCAGCTGGTCAAGGCGAAGAACCTCGCAGCGGTACGCGCCGAGCTGTACAGCGCGCCGCTGGAGGCGATCCGCTACTACTCGCCGACGATCCTCTCGCAGCCCTATTCCTACACCCAGCCGGCGGCCTACATCGCCATCAAGGGGCCGGGCCTGACCGCGCCGACCGTCGGCCAGGCGCACGTGGGCGGCAACTGGGGCGGCTGGTACAGCAACTGGCCGGGTGCCATCGGGCTGTACCGCTACGTGACCCTGAAACGCTATCCCACTTGCGCGGTGATGACGGTCACCCCGCACGTGCAGTTCCCGTCCATCACCCTGGCCGAGATCGATGGCGGCGGCGTGCGCGAGGCGCCCTTCGAACTCACCTTCAAGTGCCAGAGCGGCATGACCAACGGCACCGGGGCCGGCGCCACGGCGCTGGGCATCCGCGTGTCCAGCGGGGCCCTGGCGGCCAGCCCGGCGCTGGGCCTGGTCAACGCCAGTGGCGGACTGTCCTACCTGCTCTCCGACCGTTATGGGGAGCCGGGCATTGCCCGTGGGGTCGGCATCCGCATCTACCGCGACGGCACGCCGATGACGCTCCTGGCCAACGAGAACTCCGCCGGCGGCAGCAACGCCGAGGCCACCGGCTGGTACCCCGCCATCGGTGGCGCGACCCAGGCCAACGGCGGTAGCGGCGGCATCGACCTGTACCGCGAAACCTTCCGCGCGCGCCTGGAGAAACTCGCGCTCGGCAGCCAGCCCGGCGTCACGGCGGGGCGAGTCGAGGCCACGGCGCAGGTGGTTATCCGTGTCCAGTAG
- a CDS encoding fimbrial protein, whose translation MTRTSNPCAVVLAFAAIAASGTAMAANTITFSGEVTDQTCQVAVNGFTDPTVILDSVPVSALDGAVGRSAGETAFTLQLTDCVAPTADEHFTTLFQATNPSAAGNLVNTAASGATGVALQLLDSVGGNPVDLAGGAAVPAGDIVLANGATSTSYDYAVQYVSEAATVTPGPVLGAVTYTLRYE comes from the coding sequence ATGACCAGAACTTCGAACCCATGCGCAGTGGTATTGGCCTTTGCGGCAATTGCCGCTTCGGGAACCGCGATGGCGGCAAACACTATCACATTCAGCGGCGAAGTGACCGACCAGACCTGCCAGGTCGCGGTCAACGGCTTCACCGACCCCACGGTGATCCTCGACAGCGTACCGGTGAGCGCCCTCGATGGCGCAGTGGGCCGCAGCGCCGGCGAAACCGCCTTCACCCTGCAACTCACCGATTGCGTCGCGCCGACGGCCGACGAGCATTTCACCACCCTGTTCCAGGCCACCAACCCCAGCGCCGCCGGGAACCTGGTGAACACCGCCGCCAGCGGCGCGACGGGCGTGGCGCTGCAATTGCTCGATAGCGTCGGCGGCAACCCGGTCGACCTGGCCGGCGGCGCGGCGGTGCCCGCCGGCGACATCGTGCTCGCCAACGGAGCCACCAGCACCAGCTACGACTACGCGGTGCAGTACGTCTCCGAAGCGGCGACCGTGACGCCCGGTCCGGTACTCGGCGCCGTGACCTACACGCTGCGTTACGAGTGA
- a CDS encoding fimbria/pilus outer membrane usher protein: MTYRHERRCRTGTALMAGGMALAASAFGHAQPGYEFDDRLLLGSSLGGGDLSRFNQDGRIDPGRYHVDVYLNERFASRSEVSFRANPASGAVEPCLDEDFLRQRLGAKPGDDPRKSGDGRHCAFLDARLPGSRFSLDVARLRLDLSVPQALLDLKPRGYVSPEEWDAGDSMGFVNYDTNLYRSEYRGGESGRSDYAYVGLNSGINLGLWRLRHQSNYTYSRYNGQARRKWNSIRTYAQRALPAWRSELTAGESYTAGNLLGSIGYRGLSLATDDRMLPESLRRYAPQVRGTAATAARVVISQNGRKIREVNVAPGPFVIDDLYDSAYAGDLDVQVFEADGSVSSFSVPFASVPESMRPGLSRYSFTLGQARQYGDGDDLFADFTYQRGMSNALTANLGLRVADDYLAMLGGGVLATRFGAFGLNSTYSSARVEDGARKQGWRIGLDYSRTFQPTGTTLTLAGYRYSTEGYRELGDVLGSRDALRHGDTWDSGSYKQRNQFNLLVSQALGGYGNLYLSGSSSDFYDGKSRDTQLQFGYSNTWGQLSYNLAWSRQTTTYYQEQGDQDPGVELLRRDRRSGQRNDTLTLSVSMPLGSSSRAPTLSAMATRRSGDSRGGSLQTGLNGTLGDERTWSYALSANRDSEVADTTWNGTLQKQAALATVNAGYAQGDRYRQYSGGIRGALVAHRDGLTLGPSVGDTFALVEAKGASGAAIRGGQGARIDGNGYALAPSLSPYRYNPISLDPVGIDPDAELLETERKVAPYAGASVRVTFRTLTGHPLLIQARREDGSVLPLGAVVVDDGGAAIGMVGQGGQVYARAENQRGRLLVQWGTARKERCELPYDLAGVSRDQALIRLRGTCRAATTDSNLENAR; encoded by the coding sequence ATGACCTATCGCCATGAACGCCGCTGCCGCACCGGCACGGCCCTGATGGCGGGCGGCATGGCGCTGGCGGCGAGCGCCTTCGGTCATGCCCAGCCCGGCTACGAATTCGATGATCGCCTGTTGCTCGGCTCTTCCCTGGGCGGCGGCGACCTGTCGCGCTTCAACCAGGACGGTCGGATCGATCCGGGTCGCTATCACGTCGATGTCTACCTCAACGAGCGCTTCGCCAGCCGCAGCGAAGTGAGTTTCCGCGCCAACCCCGCCAGCGGCGCGGTGGAGCCCTGCCTCGACGAAGACTTCCTGCGCCAGCGCCTCGGCGCCAAGCCTGGTGACGATCCGCGCAAGAGCGGCGACGGGCGCCACTGCGCCTTTCTCGATGCACGCCTGCCCGGCTCGCGGTTCAGCCTGGACGTCGCCCGCCTGCGCCTGGATCTCTCGGTGCCGCAAGCCTTGCTCGACCTCAAGCCGCGCGGCTACGTCAGCCCCGAGGAGTGGGACGCCGGCGACAGCATGGGCTTCGTCAACTACGACACCAACCTCTATCGCTCCGAATACCGCGGCGGCGAATCGGGACGATCGGACTACGCCTATGTCGGCCTGAACAGCGGCATCAACCTCGGCCTGTGGCGTTTGCGCCACCAGTCCAACTACACCTATTCCCGCTACAACGGGCAGGCCAGGCGCAAGTGGAACAGCATCCGCACCTATGCCCAGCGCGCCTTGCCGGCCTGGCGCAGCGAACTGACGGCGGGGGAGAGCTACACCGCCGGCAACCTGCTCGGCAGCATCGGCTACCGCGGCCTGAGCCTGGCTACCGACGACCGCATGCTGCCCGAGTCCCTGCGCCGCTATGCGCCGCAGGTGCGCGGCACCGCGGCCACCGCGGCGCGGGTGGTGATCAGCCAGAACGGCAGGAAGATCCGCGAGGTGAATGTCGCCCCCGGTCCGTTCGTCATCGACGATCTCTACGACAGCGCCTATGCCGGCGATCTGGATGTCCAGGTGTTCGAAGCCGATGGCAGCGTATCGAGCTTCAGCGTGCCGTTCGCCTCGGTCCCGGAGTCCATGCGTCCCGGCCTGTCGCGCTACAGCTTCACCCTGGGCCAGGCGCGCCAGTATGGCGACGGCGACGACCTGTTCGCCGACTTCACCTACCAGCGCGGCATGAGCAACGCCCTGACCGCCAACCTGGGACTGCGTGTCGCCGACGACTACCTGGCCATGCTGGGCGGCGGCGTCCTCGCCACCCGCTTCGGCGCCTTCGGCCTGAACAGCACCTATTCCAGCGCACGCGTCGAGGATGGCGCGCGCAAGCAGGGCTGGCGCATCGGGCTCGACTACAGCCGGACCTTCCAGCCCACCGGCACTACCCTGACCCTGGCCGGCTACCGCTATTCCACCGAAGGCTACCGCGAACTCGGCGACGTGCTCGGCTCGCGCGACGCACTGCGCCACGGGGACACCTGGGATTCCGGCAGCTACAAGCAGCGCAACCAGTTCAACCTGCTGGTGAGCCAGGCCCTCGGCGGTTACGGCAACCTCTATCTTTCCGGCTCCTCCAGCGATTTCTACGACGGCAAGAGCCGCGACACCCAATTGCAGTTCGGCTACTCCAATACCTGGGGGCAGTTGAGCTACAACCTCGCCTGGTCGCGGCAGACCACCACCTACTACCAGGAGCAGGGCGACCAGGACCCTGGCGTCGAGCTGCTCCGGCGCGACCGGCGCAGCGGCCAGCGCAACGACACCCTGACCCTCAGCGTCTCCATGCCGCTGGGTTCTTCCAGTCGGGCGCCGACGCTCAGCGCCATGGCTACCCGGCGCTCCGGCGACAGCCGTGGCGGCAGCCTGCAAACCGGGCTGAACGGTACGCTGGGCGACGAGCGTACCTGGAGCTACGCGCTGTCCGCCAACCGCGACAGCGAGGTCGCCGACACCACATGGAACGGCACGTTGCAGAAGCAGGCGGCGCTGGCCACCGTGAATGCCGGCTATGCCCAGGGCGATCGCTACCGGCAATACAGTGGCGGCATCCGTGGCGCGCTGGTCGCTCACCGCGACGGGCTGACCCTTGGCCCCAGCGTCGGCGATACCTTCGCCCTGGTCGAGGCCAAGGGCGCCAGCGGTGCCGCGATACGCGGCGGGCAGGGCGCGCGCATCGACGGCAACGGCTATGCGCTGGCCCCCTCGCTGTCGCCCTATCGCTACAACCCGATCTCACTCGATCCCGTTGGCATCGATCCCGACGCCGAACTGCTGGAAACCGAGCGCAAGGTCGCGCCCTACGCCGGTGCCAGCGTGCGCGTGACGTTCAGGACGCTGACCGGCCATCCGCTGCTGATCCAGGCGCGGCGCGAGGACGGCAGTGTGCTGCCGCTCGGCGCCGTGGTGGTCGACGACGGCGGGGCGGCCATCGGCATGGTCGGGCAGGGCGGCCAGGTCTATGCGCGCGCGGAAAACCAGCGGGGCAGGTTGCTGGTGCAATGGGGAACGGCGCGCAAGGAGCGTTGCGAGTTGCCCTACGACCTGGCCGGTGTGTCTCGCGACCAGGCGCTGATCCGCCTGCGCGGCACCTGCCGGGCAGCCACCACCGACTCCAACCTGGAGAACGCCAGATGA
- a CDS encoding molecular chaperone, which translates to MPRHSYRSGRTSALLLVLLASIAQARASVVVTGTRVIYPGEAREKTVQLSNRDAFPNVVQAWVDIDAPDAPPDQADAPFLVNPAVFRMAPDSGQTLRIVYTGQGLPGDRESLFHLNVLQIPPRNSSHADRNQMLLMLRNRLKLFYRPAGIQGRPEDLPGQLRFALVRRSAGWAVRVDNPSGYYASFASATLSVGQRRWRLRSGMLEPRSHAEWQAETREALPPGRVRLHALLINDYGAHMDIRHDLSP; encoded by the coding sequence ATGCCCAGACATTCGTACCGATCCGGCAGGACATCGGCGCTTCTGCTCGTCCTGCTGGCGAGCATCGCCCAGGCGCGGGCAAGCGTGGTGGTGACCGGGACCCGGGTGATCTATCCCGGCGAGGCACGGGAGAAGACCGTGCAACTGAGCAATCGCGATGCGTTTCCCAACGTCGTCCAGGCCTGGGTCGACATCGACGCCCCGGACGCGCCGCCGGACCAGGCGGACGCGCCGTTCCTGGTCAACCCGGCGGTATTCCGCATGGCCCCGGACAGCGGCCAGACGCTGCGCATCGTCTACACCGGGCAGGGCCTGCCGGGCGATCGCGAATCGCTGTTCCATCTCAACGTCCTGCAGATCCCGCCACGCAACAGCAGCCATGCGGATCGGAACCAGATGCTGCTGATGCTGCGCAATCGCCTGAAGCTGTTCTACCGCCCGGCGGGCATCCAGGGCCGTCCCGAGGACCTGCCCGGGCAACTGCGTTTCGCACTGGTCCGGCGCAGCGCCGGCTGGGCGGTGCGGGTGGACAACCCGAGCGGCTACTACGCCTCGTTCGCCAGCGCCACGCTCAGCGTCGGCCAGCGCCGCTGGCGCTTGCGCAGCGGCATGCTGGAGCCGCGCAGCCATGCCGAATGGCAGGCCGAAACCCGAGAAGCCCTGCCGCCGGGACGCGTGCGCCTGCACGCGCTGCTGATCAACGACTACGGCGCCCATATGGATATCCGTCATGACCTATCGCCATGA